CAGtagaattaaacaaataataatgtttgtggCAGGTCAACCTATCAGAAACATCTTTATACCGACCAGCGGTGGATTTATTCAAAGAATCTCAGCATGTACAGAAGACCACACTACTTTCTCCGTATTCTTCCACCACTTGTGCTGGCACCTTAACCAAACAGTTGAAGTAGTTGCAGAAGCAGCAGCAAGGCGACTCCCCCTTCAAATCTCTCCTCCATCTGTCAACGCTAACTGTGTCTGCTGAGTGCCCAGCCAGGCAGGTAGCACCCAAAACTACATTGTGTAACTTACCTGTGGACAAGGGAGCACCTAAAGGTGCAGCTTTCCGCCTTCTTTTGACATCCCCAGTACACAATGAGCCCAGGTGACCACTTGTctgcctgtacacacacacacatacaattcaAACAGGTGTCAATTTTTGTATAATGTGCACAATGTAGAAACACTCATTAGTCTCAATACTCTAtagtcatttatttactttaatgaGTCCAAAACACCACTGCACAATgaaacactgcatttatttaaGGCTGAGGGCCAAAAATTGGCTGATTACCTGCTAGCAGTCTTTAGCGAGCAGCTTCTCCGGTGCCCTCGGTCAGCTCTGGAATCCCAGTGGCACTGCAAACACAGAACAAGTATAAAAACACAATGTACATTCCATAAACATAACAGGGGCGTACAGTATGTACTACTTACTCCTTACTATTtacagcacacacaaacacacacacacacaatactggCTCACCTGATCACGTCTTGAACCAGGACCAAACCAGGgcctaaaacaaaaaaagagttATGTGTTGTTGATTATGAGTAAGAACAGACACAAACAAATCAGTGAGGAAAACAAAACCCCAATTCACAGTCCATCATACACATGTTACAGTGGCTGGTGGCTCTTTTCGACCAGCATGAGGGTGGTGCATGCACCAAACATAATTATGGAATATAATACGCACTCGTGAGCGTGAGGTTCGTGGGATATTCGAGGCAATCTCTCAGCACATCCCGCCACCTGAGAGGAACcctaaacaaccaaaaaaaacAATGGGGGGATTAGAAAgcgaaacaaaaagaaaagtacTAAAGAACTAACAGCAGAGTCATAGAATAAAGCACACGAACCTGAGACTGCTGCAGAGACGCCTGCCGAGCCAACCTGGCCTGaaaccctgcacacacacacacacacataaaaagtGAATGCTTTAAAAGAGTGGCTCTTACACTGTGGTCCTAGCACCACTAATGGAGCTTAAACCTGACCCTGGTGTAGGTGGTTCTCCTGATGACCTGatgaaacatgcagaaggtggagtgatttttaaaaattttgcTCTAGGTGCGAAGAATTTAACCaagtgaccctgaacaggacaaAGCAGTGAGCGAAATGAAGGAAAACAAACAGCCACACCAatgaacattgtgtgtgtgtgtgtgtgtgtgtgtgtgtgtgtgtgtgtgtgtgtgtgtgtgtgtgtgtgtgtgtgtgtgcgcgcacatGTGCTTTCCTACCTCGCTGTGCTCCCTGGGACATGAGTGGAAAGGCCCCGGTAAGGATGCTATTAAACACAGGGTCGTTAAGATCCAGCTCGTTAGAATCTCTGTcccaccatggaaccacaccaGCAATCCCACAAGCTCCGCCCACCTCTCCTTCATAAAACCAATCACTTTGTTCATCGTCACCTTggaaacaaataaatagcatGCATTATAAAAGGACATTAAAGacttttgttattttaagttcTTTTGTAAATGTATGATGAATTTTCTGAAAACCTTCTGTATAAAATAACACCGTGATCAATAACATGGCCTCATCATTTATCATTGGTGATTAGGATTGATTACAACTGATGGCTTTCTGTGTTTTCatgtaaatagggctagttgggctgcatttgttttaaaatacatacaaCAATTCTCAAAGCCAGGAACAAAACCCAAGTAGCCTTATTATGAAATTTGGACCAGCAGAAATTTTGGACCACCAAAAAACAGGTCAGTCATGAACTTAGAAGCTGCTGAACCATGGGTGACAAtatccacagtcaagtgagctttacatcagCCAGATATACAGGAGAACAAAAAGTAACATACAGAAagtcagacacacagacaggccTATAAGAAGAGATATACAGAGGGATGTAACGACAGACAGACCAATAAAGACACAggcagatatacagacagacagacagacattaagAGCAATTTATATACAGACATACTGAAATGAAGAGaaagatatatatagatagatgacaGATAGAGAGACGGCTATAAGaagagacagacatacagaaacagagacagacagacagataggtagatatacATACAGACCaatataaatagacagactaATATAGAGAGAGACGGATATACAGACTAGAAAACAGACTGAAATAAAGAGAAAGATAGACAGGTCAAGTGAATACCTTGTCTTCCTTCATCATTGGTGAACAGACCTCCATCACTACTGTTGCTCACACTGCTGGTTTCActgtgatcacacacacacacacacacacacacacacacacacacacacacacacacacacacacacacacacacacacacacacacacacacacacacacacacacacacacgggaagACATGATATAAACTGTTGTATGATCAGCttaaaaacagaataaagaaAACTGATAATCATGATTTTGTCAGCTTTTGATCATCAAAATCAACCACCTGTCACTCATGTCTTCATCCGTGCCCTTGTGCTCCTCAAAGTCCATTTTCTCCTTCCCCGATAGCCCCGCCTCCTCACTCTCCACGACCACACCCTCATCTGTGGCATCCAGCGCCAGCCGGTGTGCCAGCGCCAGCTTCCTTATCTTCACCCTTCCCTTGTTTACTGTGTCGTTCACTTTCCCCTCTTCCATGTTCACCCCTGCTTCTTCCCCACTGACCCCAGCTGGTTTGGTAGAGAACTCCGGCGGCGGATCGATGGCCATGCGCTTTACTTTGCGCCGCCTGCGTAAACTCCGGTTGGCATCTACGATGCCCACAAGGTCCTCGTGCCATTGAGGCCGTTTGCCCCGTTTGGCACCAAGCTGTTCGTCTGAGTCACTGTGGTTAGCATTAGCGTTGGAGCTGGAGGAGAGGCGTGTTTCTCTGTGTTCGTCCATGCTGGAGTCCGAGGCATGGCTCGTGTGAGACAGGGTGTGGCACGGTGCAGTTCTGGTGCTGTTTTCCGATCGCCGCTTCCTGCCCCAGCGCTTACGAGCGTGCCGTTTGAGTGGCCTTCCTGCAGGCAGGGCGAGGTCAAGGCTGGCACTGCATCCGCCACCACGAGCCTGCTCTGAACTCTCCTCCAGTGCCGACACCAGGTCATGAACCAGCTCGTCCATCGTCCGACCAAAGTGCCTGAAAAAAAGAAGATGACAaagaataataatttttttttatattttagttacaatacaaaaacaatagCGAGCAGGTTACTGTTGTTTAATTTGCTTAGTTTATAGATGGTACCTAAAAGTACAGCTGAAGtcaaacgtttacattttcctcaGTGGCATGAGGCAaaaagcttttatttgtttgtccaaaaaaaaaaaaaatcataagtTTATTGCAGGTTGTAacaaaatctgctgggtcagAAGTGTATACAGAGCACCTTACAAACTAGATACGATACTTTACACCTTCCAAAAGCTTCAAATCGTTAGGCACTCCACCATGTAGAACTGGTTTTGACCTCAACCTAATTTGTTTTTTGGTGCAGACCCAACTTCTTAGTACAGTCCACATATTTTCAAGTCAGATTTGGCTATTTCAGAATGATGATTTTGTtgtctttctttatttcatgAGTTCCACTGGTAGCAAAATGGCCCAGGAGCATAAAACTACCACCATCATGCTTTACAGTCGTGTTTGAACGCCTTACCTTTTACAATAAAAACTCTCCTCCAAAAGGCTTTTCGTTCTCTGATCAGCGACAAATTTTTGTCTTTAAAGGCTCCCAAAGTCaacaaggaattaggaggcTATGCCACTAAGTTGAATCACATTATAGAACTATCTAGACCACTTAATACTGAATGTTATACGTTCAGAAAACCcacattaaacataaaaaattatCAAAATGGGTTTTTCTAccttggcaaaaaaaaaaccactgttccatgttcttCGTACTTACAAATTGTGGGACCTAAAGTTTCTATGAAATGGTTTCTGTCAACATGAAGAGTCTTCTAGCTCcatcaaattaaaaaaatataaaagtactcAAAGTTTTCTTTGCTTTTTGACAGAGTAGGATGTAATTCAATTAAGTATTCAT
The sequence above is drawn from the Trichomycterus rosablanca isolate fTriRos1 chromosome 9, fTriRos1.hap1, whole genome shotgun sequence genome and encodes:
- the gpatch2 gene encoding G patch domain-containing protein 2, whose amino-acid sequence is MFRAAGIKNFGKAGTSWHFGRTMDELVHDLVSALEESSEQARGGGCSASLDLALPAGRPLKRHARKRWGRKRRSENSTRTAPCHTLSHTSHASDSSMDEHRETRLSSSSNANANHSDSDEQLGAKRGKRPQWHEDLVGIVDANRSLRRRRKVKRMAIDPPPEFSTKPAGVSGEEAGVNMEEGKVNDTVNKGRVKIRKLALAHRLALDATDEGVVVESEEAGLSGKEKMDFEEHKGTDEDMSDSETSSVSNSSDGGLFTNDEGRQGDDEQSDWFYEGEVGGACGIAGVVPWWDRDSNELDLNDPVFNSILTGAFPLMSQGAQRGFQARLARQASLQQSQGSSQVAGCAERLPRISHEPHAHEPWFGPGSRRDQCHWDSRADRGHRRSCSLKTASRQTSGHLGSLCTGDVKRRRKAAPLGAPLSTGVVGEGVPPIPDTNVGNRMLQSMGWCPGMGLGPEGRGITEPIRSTQRPKNAGLGFN